Below is a genomic region from Pirellulales bacterium.
GCCAACGTAGCAGGCACACTCCGTGTGCCGTCTGCCGTCCACTCGCGTGCAACGCGCCCAGCGCGTGCGATGCGCAGCGGAGCGCCGACGGCACACGGAGTGTGCCTGCTACGTTACGGACAACACCGCCCAACTCAATCGTGTGCCCCTGGCTCCGCCAGTGAATGGCCAATGTTGCACACGGCAGAAAGATGCCTCTTGCAAACCGAGCCGCTGGGAAACATTCGCCAACGTAGCAGGCACACTCCGTGTGCCGTCTGCCGTCCACTCGCGTGCAACGCGCCCAGCGCGTGCGATGCGCAGCGGAGCGCCGACGGCACACGGAGTGTGCCTGCTACGTTACGGACAACACCGCCCAGCTCAATCGCGTGTCCTGGCTCCGCCGGTGAATGGCCAATGTTGCACATGGCAGAAAGATGCCTCTTGCAAACCCGGCCGCTGGGAAGCATTCGCCAACGTAGCAGGCACACTCCGTGTGCCGTCTGCCGTCCATTCGCGTGCAACGCGCCCAGCGCGTGCGATGCGCAGCGGAGCGCCGACGGCACACGGAGTGTGCCTGCTACACTGGCGGCAGGCCCATCACCAGCCGCAGCAGCACCGTCACGACCAAGTAGAAGGCGTAATGCATCACGGCGCTGCCGAATTCCAGATCGAGCGCCGCGTATGCCGCAGTGCCGCCGACGACGAAGAACGGCGGTCCGACAAACAGCCACACCTGCGGACCGCTCAAATAGCCCTTCGCATTGAGAAACGCATACGCGCCCCACAGTCCCGCGTAAACGACGGAACATAACAGAGCACGGATCCAAAGCGACCGGCCCCGATAGGGCTCGAGTTCGTCGTCGCGCAAAAACGTGTAGCCGGCCAACACCAGCGGCGGCGCCAAGAGCAGCGCTGCGAGCCCCAAGAGGATCGGCGACACGTCCGGCCGCGACAATTCGGCGCCGGTAATCGGATCGGTGGCTCGCGCCGCCGCGTGGCCGAGCATCCATGCCAATCCCAACGTCACCACGCAAGCGGCCCCGATCGCCACGCCCACATTGGCGGTCAGCCGGGTTTCCTCGCGTTCGATCGGCTTGAGAACGAGCCGGCCCTTGGTGTCTTTCGCTCCTCCGTAGTCTTCGGGCTCGGCGATTTTGACCTGTTCCGAGGCCTTGGGAATATTGATCAGCGTCTTGCACTTCGGACAAGGACCTTGCTTCCCGCCGAACTTCTCGCTGACTTGAAAGCGGCTATGGCAGCCGGGGCAAATTATGGCGATCGGCATCGTCGATGTCGTCGTGGATGACGTTGTGGGAGGCGGCGTGAGTGGCGAAACAAGCGGCGCTGTTCGGCGCCGGAATCAGCCGCGCGGAAAAGTCGGCAGCTTCGCGGCAGAAGATAGTAGTTTCGATGCGGGATGCCGGCAAGTCAAGCGAAACGCAGCTCCGGTGGACCGCAGGCGCCCGACCAATCCGGCCGAGTTTGACTCGGAAATTCTTACTTCGCTGGTTTCGGGCTGCCGTTGGAACTTTGGCCCGCCGGTTCCGCGTCGCGGTTTACGCGCGGGTCGAGGAGCGGCCAGCGGCCGAGCCAATCGAGCAGCGGTTTCGGTGCCAGTCGCTGCAGATTTCCCAAAAGTGCGCGAGAGGTTGTGCCCTCGTTCGTCGCTGTTTCACAGAACAAGCTCGAGGCGCGATCCTCATGTCCGAGCACCAGATCCATGGTGTGGCTCGAATTGATTGCCCGCACGACTCCGCCCGCCCTCGTGGAATCGATCACGACCTGCGGGCCGGCGTCGTCGTTGAGCACCACGAGTTGCTCGCAAAGAACCCGATGTGCCTCGATCTTTTTGACCATGCCAAATTTGTCGCGCAGCGTAAGCCCCAGCGTCAACAACAACAGCGGATAGACGATCCAGCGTTCGCGCTCAGTCATGATCGTAGGACTCCAAAAAATGGGCTATAGGCTCGAGGGGTGGGCGCCATGCCCACGGCTTCGCGTGGGCATGTCGCGGCTCACGGCAAATCGTTTCACATGCCCCTCAGGATAGCCGGCATGGAATCGGGCAGCCGGGTTTATCGCTTGTTCACATACGCGCGCAGTTCGGCCAGTTCGCGTTCGAAGCCGCCGGACAGAATCGGGAAGCGGCACCATGTTTTCGGGTCGAGATTCTCGTCGTCGACGTGGAACGATGGGGCATAGCGCTCGCGCTTCCATTGGTTGCGGCACCAAAGCCGGAAGAACCGTTCGACCCACGCCAACAGTTGCGCGGCTGAATATTGCGGAAAATCGACCTGCACGATCTTGAACACTTCCAGCGGACTTCGCTTGTCGCGAATTGCCGCCCGTTCGATGGCATCGAGCAATTCGTAGGGCATCAGATCCGCTTCGTCGGTCTGCCCCGCGGCGCTTGGGCGGAGCTCGGCGGTCGGCTGTTGCTGGTTCACGGCCGAAAGGGCCACCAGCGGACCGATCCCCTCGGGACCTTGCGCTTCATACCACGCGAGCCAGCGGCGCAAGAAAGCCTTGTCGATGCCGGCGATCGGGCTGATGCCGCCCGACGTGTCGCCATCCATCGTGGCATATCCGACCGCGGCTTCGCTGCGATTGCTCGTGGCCACGAGCAGCGCTCCGCGCACGTTGGCCAGCAGCCACACGCTCGGCGCCCGCACCCGGGCCTGGATGTTTTGCAGCGCCAGATCGTCGGTTTCCCAATCGAGCGGCCGCCCCTCGGCCTGCGAGCCGAGCGCGATATATTGCTGCACGAGCGCATCGACGTCGAATTCGATGAAATCCGTCCCGAGCGCCTCGGCCACGCCGCGGGCCGCGCTGCGCGTGACATTGCCGCTATTGCGCGTCGATTGATAGACGCACGTGAGCAGGCGATGAATCCACTGCCGCGCGTCGGGGACTGGCTCCATTTCCGATGCCTGGTGAGGAAATGGTGCCCGTCCCCCTTCGCGCGCTGCGTCGCCCTGAAGTATATATTCCACCCGCTTCGCAAACTCCAGCAACCCAAGCTCGGCAACACCGAATTGCACGGCCGCGGCGATCAAGCACGACACGGCTGCCGAATCGGCTCCGCCGCTGAGCGACACGACGAATCCGCGCGACCGGCTTTTGCGCAGGTAGTCGAACAGCGCCAGCGCGATTGCCCGGGTGAATTCTTCTTCCTTCACGCTGGCGCCGAGTTCCCAGGCCGCGTGGCGATCGAGCGTCGGCTCGAACTCCTGCGTTGGATAGGAAAACGGCGATTGAATGCAATTCGCTTCGGCGTCGGAAAACTCGGGGGCGAAACTGCCGCTACGCGCCCGTGCCATCCGCGTCGCGTCGATATCGACCAGGGCCGTCGTCAGGCCGACTTCGGCGAACGAGAATCGCGGCCCGGCGGCGAGCAATTGCCCGGCCGTGGCGATCAGCGCTCCGCCGTCGTAAATGGCGCGACCCGCTTCGTTGCCCAACAGGTTTGCATAAACATAGCTGACCGCGAAGGCTCGCGAACCTTCGAGCACGAATCGCCGTCGCACCTCCGCCTTGGCAAATGCGAAGTGGCTGGCGCTGGGATTCAAGATGACGTCGACTCCGCGGCGGGCCAGTTCGCTTCCCGGACGGTTGGCCACCCACGCATCTTCGCAAATCTCAAAGCCGATCTTGATGCCGCCGACGTCGAAATAAATATCCCCCAACGGGTATTCCTGATTCTGAACGATCGCACTCGCCCGCCGGCCCACCGGCCAAGGTTTGAACCATCGCGGCTCGTAATGGATGCCGTCGCCGGCCAGGAACCGTTTGGCGGTGAAACCCAGAATTCGGCCGTCGGCCACAAGACATGCCGTGTTGTAAAGCGCGTTGTTGTGCAATAGCGGCAAGCCAAGCGAAACGACGAGCCCTTGCGTGGCGGGCAGGATTTCGCCCAATAGCGTCAGCGCCATTCGCTGCACGGCGGGCGAAAGAAACGCGTCTTCGCAGCCGTAGCCGCTGATGCACAGCTCGGGCAAGCAGAGCACGCTTACCCGCTGTTCTCGGGCCGCGCGGATCGCAGCCAGAATATGCGATTTATTCGAATCCCAGGCCAACGGGGTCTGATTGAGAACGGCGGCGCCGACTTTAAGCAACTGCATAGCGACCAGTTTAGCCTCTAAGCCCGCCGCCCGCCAACGCGAGGGCCGGACGAACGCGGAGGATGCAGGCCCACGCGGAGTCGCGGAGACACGGCGGAGCAAGCGAGGTGACGGCGGCAATACTCGTCATCAAACCGTCGCGGCGATCGGCTATTATCTGCCGATGCGAATTCCGAAAATGCGATTCGGCTTGCGGGCGCTGCTCGTTGTGGTCGCCATGCTCGGAATTTCGTGCGCGTATTTTTGCGCGAAGCGGAAACCGTGCGAGAACGGAGAGCCTGGCTTGCCTCGGGGGGTCGAGACTTTCGCATGTCTTTCATGACGCAGTCGATCGACGTACTTCGCCATTTCGGCTGGCCGACCACTCCAAGGAACCATCCCCGCTTCGCCGATGGCTTGGCGACAAGCCCCAGCCGTACCTTGTGTTCGAAACTTCCGAGTCGGCACCGGAAATCACAACCGCGGCATCGAACACAAGCCCGAAGCGTTAGCGAGGAAGCGCCGCAACCGCGGCATCGAACACAAGCCCGAAGCGTTAGCGAGGAAGCGCCGCAACGGCGGCATCGTCTCGCTGCAGGCGGCAAAGCCGCATGCACATTCGACTGATGCCTTCGTGAGGCCGACTCGCAATGGAGCGCATCCTTGCTTACGCTTCGGACTACGCTACCTAAGCACACTCCTTCCCAGAAGCGGACTATATATCATCCCGGCCTTCCTCGACCACTAACCGCAGTTCCTGCCGTCTCCTCCACCGTCTCCGCGACTCACCGTGAAAATGCTTTCTCTCTGCGTCGGCTGGGAGAAGAGCGGCTCCTATTCCTCCAACAATTCTTGCAGCTTGGCCAAGCTGCGAGTGAGCATTACTCGGATCGCGCCATCGGTTTTTTCCAGCCGCTGGGCAATTTCCTTCGAGGGCAGACCTTCGAGATACCGCAATCGCAGCGCCGTGCGCTGGTCTTCCGGCAGCGATTCGAGGGCCGCCAGCAGGCGAATCTGCCGCTGATCGCGTGAAAATGCCTGGCTGGCGGTCGTCATGCTGGCCACGAGCAAATCCACAAGCCCGCCCCCTTGCGAGTCGACCCCGGCATCCATCGACCGCTCGCGGCCGGCGCTTCGCTTTTGGCTGCCGAAGAAACGGCGATGCGCGTCGATGATTCGCCGCTCGGCGATTTGGCAAAGCCAGCCAAATGGATCTCGCTTGCTGAAATCGATCTCGGCCGCCGAGCGAATCGCGTCGGCATTGACTTCTTGCACGAGGTCTTCCGCCTCGATCTTGCACCGCAGCGCCATGCCCAAGCGGCGCTCGATATAAGCCGACAGTGCCGGTCGCCGGGCCAGCAGCCAATCGCCGAGCGCATCGCGGTCGCTCGCGGCAAACCGATCGATGAATTTTTGGTCTGCTTCGGTCATGGCGAGAGCGTTCAAGTTTCAGTGGCCGACGATTTCTTGAACCATCCTAACGGCTGACAGCGCGGAAGCGAAACGCAAAAACCGCCGGGCCACCCTTCGCTGGAAGATCCCAGCGATCG
It encodes:
- the nadE gene encoding NAD(+) synthase encodes the protein MQLLKVGAAVLNQTPLAWDSNKSHILAAIRAAREQRVSVLCLPELCISGYGCEDAFLSPAVQRMALTLLGEILPATQGLVVSLGLPLLHNNALYNTACLVADGRILGFTAKRFLAGDGIHYEPRWFKPWPVGRRASAIVQNQEYPLGDIYFDVGGIKIGFEICEDAWVANRPGSELARRGVDVILNPSASHFAFAKAEVRRRFVLEGSRAFAVSYVYANLLGNEAGRAIYDGGALIATAGQLLAAGPRFSFAEVGLTTALVDIDATRMARARSGSFAPEFSDAEANCIQSPFSYPTQEFEPTLDRHAAWELGASVKEEEFTRAIALALFDYLRKSRSRGFVVSLSGGADSAAVSCLIAAAVQFGVAELGLLEFAKRVEYILQGDAAREGGRAPFPHQASEMEPVPDARQWIHRLLTCVYQSTRNSGNVTRSAARGVAEALGTDFIEFDVDALVQQYIALGSQAEGRPLDWETDDLALQNIQARVRAPSVWLLANVRGALLVATSNRSEAAVGYATMDGDTSGGISPIAGIDKAFLRRWLAWYEAQGPEGIGPLVALSAVNQQQPTAELRPSAAGQTDEADLMPYELLDAIERAAIRDKRSPLEVFKIVQVDFPQYSAAQLLAWVERFFRLWCRNQWKRERYAPSFHVDDENLDPKTWCRFPILSGGFERELAELRAYVNKR
- a CDS encoding sigma-70 family RNA polymerase sigma factor codes for the protein MTEADQKFIDRFAASDRDALGDWLLARRPALSAYIERRLGMALRCKIEAEDLVQEVNADAIRSAAEIDFSKRDPFGWLCQIAERRIIDAHRRFFGSQKRSAGRERSMDAGVDSQGGGLVDLLVASMTTASQAFSRDQRQIRLLAALESLPEDQRTALRLRYLEGLPSKEIAQRLEKTDGAIRVMLTRSLAKLQELLEE